TGATCACCCATCAATTATTTTAGCCCAACTAGGGGCAACGATCGCGGCTTTAATTGGGATTGAACTGACGATTTCTGGTCACTTAAGCCCTGGCGGAGGGTTTGCGGCTGGGGTAATTGGGGGAACAGCGATCGGTTTAATTACGGTTACGTCCTCATCGCAATGGATAGAGTTCCTTTACCAACGGTTTCGCGCTGCCCTTTGGGAAAAGGTTTTAGTATTGAACTTTATTATCGTTGCTGCTTTCACATTAGTGGGATTAGAACTCCCTCATGGTGAATATGGGACAATCTTTAGTGGTAGCTGGATTCCCATTCTCAATATTTTAGTGGCGATGAAGGTAGCTCTAGGCTCTTGGACAGCAGTTTTGGTATTTATTCTCTATCGAGGATTATTATAAGCCACAGTTACTGGTTTGGTGTCAGTCATCCGTACTCCCGAACTGAATTCGGGAGCCTGCGGATGACCGTTGCTCAAAAAAAGCCCGAGCCAGATAGTAGCTAGTAATTGATTTGGCATCTAGTTTGATCTCCTCGGTGTGAATAAGTTTTTCCAGTTCTTCTGGAGTATAGAGAGCAATATTAATGTCTTCATCCTCATCTTGCTCTGGGGGAATGTCTAGCTTTTCTAAGTCTGTGGCGAGAAAGGCATAGATATATTCATCAGAATAACCTGGGGCGAGGGGAAAGTTTCCTAAAGTTTTCCATTGCTTAGCATGATAGCCAGTTTCTTCCTCAATTTCGCGCTTGATAGTTTCTGCTGGTTCTTCGTAGGGTTCAACTGTACCTGCGGGAAACTCTAATAAGCGCTGTTTAACGGCAAAACGATATTGATCCACTAATACTAATTTACCATCAGTGGTCATAGGAACCGCTAATGCACCACCAAGGTGACGGATACATTCCCATTCCCCTTCTGCGCCGTTGGGGAGACGAAGATAGTTAACTTCAAAGCTGAATTTTCGCCCTTCGTAATAGAGACGTTCTTTTAAGATTTTAGGAGTATTACTGGACATTGATTAAAGTTTTTTAAGGACACTAGAACAGTCTATCGCGTCTTTTAACTGCGCGATCGCGCTTTCGGTAATTGGTTCGATCCAATCAGAGGCAATTTCTGCTAAGGGAACCAAAACAAAGGCACGTTCTCTCATGCGGGGATGTGGCAGTTCTAATCTTGGAGTCTCTAAAACCAAATCGTCATATAATAGTAAATCTAAGTCAAGGGTTCGCGCTCCCCACGATTCGCGACGCACTCGCCCAAAATGATTTTCTATGCTTAATAAATTATCTAATAATTCTAAGGGTAATAAGGTAGTCGTTAGTAGCGCACAGCCATTGAAATAATTCGGTTGCACTGGCCCCACAGGGAGGGTTTCATACCAGTGAGAAACCTTATTAACACTAATTTCAGGAATTTGCTCTAACTTGTTAATCGCTTGTTCTAGAGTCTGTCGGGAATTTCCTAAATTACTTCCAAGCGCGATCGCGCAGTGGGCTTTTTTTAAATGATGATCCATATTTTCAGTACACACTCCGAGGAACTGAGTGAGTCTGAATTTATCATGAAATCCTAACTTCTGCGTCTCATAGAGAGAAGTTAAGGCATTACTTCGCCGTGAAATTCTCTCATTAACTAATAAGGATTGCCCAAAAGACAATCCACTGCTAAAATCAATTAAATCTATTTTTAAAAACTGCTTGCTCTCTTAAGCGGCACCAACCATCACATTTTCATTGTTATCTAAACTAACTTCTCCCTCCTCTTCTGAGGAGGTTTTGCTTTCTATGTTCTCTTTCACTACTAGGCGAGAACAAGAGATTTGATCAGATAATATAGAGCTTGCCATCATTCCAGTATGAATTTCTAATATTGCCTCTGGTAACGCTTCAAATACTAAACGTTGCCCAGGAAATACGACTCTCTCAAAGTACCAATTCGGAACATTGGTAATACGAGCAACTTGAATGGAGCTTGTGGCATTGAGATAACAGCATACAATGTGATCTGAAGAGGGTGTCGGGATGGGATCAAGGAGTTGAGCCATGATAAATGTTAAGTTAATTTTCTAAATGTTACACCCTCAAGTTAGCACTACCTGATCCCGAGTAGCTGTTAAGCCTAATACAATTTTCCAAATCAAAGCAGTTTCTCCACCCATTGGCGTAGAAACGAAGTTTTAAATTTTATTTTTGCTTGATGAAGTTAAATCACGAGTCTTAACCTATCACAGCCAATTAATGAACGCTAAGTTAAGATATATGAAAATAATGAGATTAGGGAATAGAACTACTCATTAAATTTTCCGTAAAAAGCATTCAAAAAAAGCATAATGCTTAATATAGCATCCTTTAAACGCATTTCGTCAAATATTGACGATTGATCACCTCCTTACTATCAACACTTAAGCCCAGACATTCAATCATGACACAAAAAATTCT
This window of the Euhalothece natronophila Z-M001 genome carries:
- a CDS encoding Na(+)/H(+) antiporter subunit B; translation: MKWIYIAAGIAFYIKMIILSPALEFEELPIVDLIVEDTGIPNAVSGILFRNRLFDTIFEVVVFTMAIMGVQFLLSNEKPSRTIYQFSDHPSIILAQLGATIAALIGIELTISGHLSPGGGFAAGVIGGTAIGLITVTSSSQWIEFLYQRFRAALWEKVLVLNFIIVAAFTLVGLELPHGEYGTIFSGSWIPILNILVAMKVALGSWTAVLVFILYRGLL
- a CDS encoding NUDIX hydrolase; translated protein: MSSNTPKILKERLYYEGRKFSFEVNYLRLPNGAEGEWECIRHLGGALAVPMTTDGKLVLVDQYRFAVKQRLLEFPAGTVEPYEEPAETIKREIEEETGYHAKQWKTLGNFPLAPGYSDEYIYAFLATDLEKLDIPPEQDEDEDINIALYTPEELEKLIHTEEIKLDAKSITSYYLARAFFEQRSSAGSRIQFGSTDD
- the folK gene encoding 2-amino-4-hydroxy-6-hydroxymethyldihydropteridine diphosphokinase — translated: MDHHLKKAHCAIALGSNLGNSRQTLEQAINKLEQIPEISVNKVSHWYETLPVGPVQPNYFNGCALLTTTLLPLELLDNLLSIENHFGRVRRESWGARTLDLDLLLYDDLVLETPRLELPHPRMRERAFVLVPLAEIASDWIEPITESAIAQLKDAIDCSSVLKKL
- a CDS encoding DUF1830 domain-containing protein, whose protein sequence is MAQLLDPIPTPSSDHIVCCYLNATSSIQVARITNVPNWYFERVVFPGQRLVFEALPEAILEIHTGMMASSILSDQISCSRLVVKENIESKTSSEEEGEVSLDNNENVMVGAA